In Anaerolineae bacterium, a genomic segment contains:
- a CDS encoding CPBP family intramembrane metalloprotease has protein sequence MIRYPIVWFYILAFSVSWLGWIPVVMGSRGIAPFGHPAFQFLLILPAVGPALAAAIVIQIAYGRGQVRNLLKALIQWRVGLVWYLVAALGPIILLVVGQHIMKSLGFSATQPEPQGDLFPLAISAFVMSLLSNPWEEVGWRGFALPHLQKRYTALVATLIVGVLQGFWHLPLFFWVGNPMSGYPFLPWFVSVVAGSFVYTWLYNSTKGSLLLVTLFHIALNTSGVIISGTSIAVLAILYCLVAIVLVMMFGGENLSHRKRVCTA, from the coding sequence ATGATCCGATATCCCATTGTTTGGTTTTACATTCTGGCCTTCAGCGTCTCATGGCTTGGGTGGATACCAGTGGTGATGGGATCACGCGGTATTGCCCCGTTTGGGCATCCCGCTTTCCAGTTTCTTCTCATCCTTCCTGCTGTTGGTCCAGCCCTGGCAGCCGCTATTGTGATACAGATAGCGTATGGTAGGGGGCAGGTTAGGAACTTACTTAAGGCACTTATCCAATGGCGGGTTGGTCTGGTATGGTATCTTGTCGCAGCGTTAGGCCCTATTATTCTTCTCGTTGTGGGACAGCACATAATGAAATCTCTGGGCTTTTCTGCAACGCAGCCAGAGCCTCAAGGAGACCTGTTCCCTCTCGCCATCTCCGCCTTCGTGATGTCTTTGCTCTCCAACCCATGGGAAGAAGTTGGTTGGCGCGGCTTTGCGCTACCACACTTGCAGAAGCGATATACTGCTCTGGTTGCTACGCTCATAGTTGGTGTTTTGCAGGGATTTTGGCATTTGCCACTTTTCTTTTGGGTTGGTAATCCGATGTCGGGGTATCCATTCCTACCTTGGTTTGTCAGCGTGGTCGCGGGATCTTTTGTTTATACCTGGCTGTACAATAGCACCAAGGGCAGTCTTCTGCTGGTAACGTTGTTTCACATTGCTCTAAACACCTCAGGAGTCATAATAAGCGGCACGTCTATTGCGGTTCTGGCGATTTTGTATTGTCTTGTAGCCATTGTCCTTGTGATGATGTTCGGCGGTGAAAATCTGTCACATCGGAAAAGGGTGTGCACGGCCTAG